In the genome of Bradyrhizobium sp. CIAT3101, one region contains:
- a CDS encoding NADH:flavin oxidoreductase/NADH oxidase — MSALFSPIKLRGLTLKNRLVVSPMCQYSAEDGVPTDWHFTHINNLALSGAAMFCIEATHVEAIGRITPGCLGLYSDASEAALKQILASVRKHSSTAIAMQLAHAGRKASSARPWDGGQLIPLSEGGWQTVAPSALPHKEGEAAPVALDAAGLKRIREAFVDSAKRAERIGIDAIELHGAHGYLMHQFLSPISNKRTDEYGGSLENRMRFPLEIYDAVRAVFPHDKPVGMRVSSTDWVEGGWDLAQTIEFARALKARGVDWIDASSGGVSPQQKITLGPGYQVQFADAIKRETGLPTIAVGLITEGKHAEDIVASGKADMVALARGMLYDPRWGWHAAAEIGGEVEAPPQYWRSQPSTQKALFGKTTFGAR; from the coding sequence ATGAGCGCCCTGTTTTCCCCGATCAAGCTGCGCGGCCTGACCTTGAAGAACCGTCTGGTGGTGTCGCCGATGTGCCAGTATTCGGCCGAAGACGGCGTTCCCACCGATTGGCATTTCACCCACATCAACAATCTCGCGCTGTCGGGCGCGGCGATGTTCTGCATCGAGGCCACCCATGTCGAGGCGATCGGCCGCATCACGCCGGGCTGCCTCGGGCTCTACAGCGACGCCTCCGAGGCCGCGCTGAAGCAGATCCTCGCCTCGGTGCGGAAACATTCGAGCACGGCGATCGCGATGCAGCTCGCGCATGCGGGCCGCAAAGCGTCGAGCGCGCGGCCCTGGGACGGCGGCCAGCTCATTCCGCTCAGCGAGGGCGGCTGGCAGACGGTGGCGCCGTCGGCGCTGCCGCACAAGGAGGGCGAGGCCGCGCCCGTGGCGCTCGATGCCGCTGGCCTGAAGCGTATCCGCGAGGCCTTCGTCGACAGCGCGAAGCGCGCGGAGCGGATCGGCATCGACGCGATCGAGCTGCACGGCGCGCACGGCTATCTCATGCACCAGTTCCTGTCGCCGATCTCGAACAAGCGCACCGACGAATATGGCGGCTCGCTCGAGAACCGCATGCGCTTCCCGCTCGAGATCTACGACGCTGTCCGCGCGGTATTCCCGCACGACAAGCCGGTCGGCATGCGGGTGTCGTCGACCGATTGGGTCGAGGGCGGCTGGGATCTGGCGCAGACCATCGAATTTGCCAGGGCGCTGAAGGCGCGCGGCGTCGACTGGATCGATGCATCCTCCGGCGGCGTTTCGCCGCAGCAGAAGATCACGCTCGGCCCCGGCTATCAGGTGCAGTTCGCGGATGCCATCAAGCGCGAGACGGGATTGCCGACCATCGCGGTCGGCCTGATCACGGAAGGCAAGCACGCGGAAGACATCGTGGCGTCCGGCAAGGCCGACATGGTCGCGCTCGCCCGCGGCATGCTCTACGACCCCCGCTGGGGTTGGCACGCCGCAGCCGAGATCGGCGGCGAGGTCGAGGCCCCGCCGCAATACTGGCGCTCGCAGCCCTCGACGCAGAAGGCGCTGTTCGGCAAGACCACGTTCGGAGCGCGGTAA
- a CDS encoding IS481 family transposase has translation MPFHEVSRMDARSEFVVLASDEGANVRQLCRRFGISPTTGYKWLERWRAAGMSGLQKQSRRPQTSPARSAAAIEEAVLALRAEHPAWGGRKIARRLKDLGQEAVPSPSTVTAILKRHGVELGKFGGGSPTFTRFERSRSNELWQMDFKGHVAMHTGRLHPLTVLDDHSRFSVTLAACADQQTETVRQHLIAAFRRYGLPERMITDNGSPWGDGPGSPFTPLGVWLIEHGVKISHSRPYHPQTMGKDERFHRSLKAEVLSAPAFADIAAAQRAFERWRTVYNTQRPHEALQLAVPASRYQPSPRDYVETIAPFEYAPNDAVRRVQQSGHVSFRGRNLKVPKAFRGKDIAFRPTMEDGVFDVLFRTQTIATADIRPLDGRLESVHDVSEHLSTFSPV, from the coding sequence ATGCCGTTCCACGAGGTGTCCCGGATGGACGCGAGATCGGAGTTTGTCGTGCTGGCCTCGGACGAGGGAGCCAATGTTCGGCAGTTGTGCCGTCGGTTCGGCATCAGCCCGACGACCGGCTACAAGTGGCTGGAGCGTTGGCGAGCGGCCGGGATGAGCGGGCTTCAAAAGCAGTCGCGGCGGCCACAGACGTCGCCGGCACGCAGTGCTGCGGCGATCGAGGAGGCCGTGCTTGCGCTTCGAGCCGAGCATCCGGCCTGGGGCGGGCGGAAGATCGCCAGGCGGCTGAAGGATCTGGGGCAGGAAGCCGTTCCGTCGCCCTCGACGGTGACGGCAATCCTGAAGCGTCATGGGGTGGAACTGGGCAAGTTTGGTGGCGGCTCGCCCACCTTCACTCGCTTCGAGCGGTCGCGGTCGAACGAGTTGTGGCAGATGGACTTCAAGGGCCACGTGGCCATGCACACCGGCCGGCTTCATCCATTGACCGTGCTCGACGATCATTCGCGCTTTTCGGTGACACTGGCGGCGTGCGCCGACCAGCAGACCGAGACGGTCAGGCAGCACCTCATCGCGGCCTTCCGCCGCTATGGCCTGCCCGAGAGGATGATCACCGACAACGGTTCGCCCTGGGGCGACGGTCCGGGCAGCCCGTTTACCCCGCTTGGCGTCTGGTTGATCGAGCATGGCGTCAAGATCAGCCATTCCCGGCCCTATCATCCGCAGACCATGGGCAAGGACGAGCGCTTCCACCGCAGCCTCAAGGCCGAAGTGTTGTCGGCTCCTGCCTTCGCCGACATCGCTGCCGCTCAGCGGGCTTTCGAGCGATGGCGTACCGTCTACAACACGCAACGGCCGCACGAAGCGCTCCAGCTCGCAGTGCCGGCCAGCCGCTATCAACCGAGCCCGCGCGATTATGTCGAGACGATCGCGCCCTTCGAATACGCACCAAACGACGCTGTGCGCCGGGTTCAGCAGAGCGGTCACGTCAGCTTCCGCGGTCGCAATCTCAAAGTCCCGAAGGCCTTCCGCGGCAAAGACATCGCATTCCGGCCAACCATGGAGGATGGCGTCTTCGACGTCCTCTTCAGAACCCAGACGATTGCAACCGCCGACATCCGACCTCTCGACGGACGGCTCGAAAGTGTCCACGATGTCTCCGAACACCTGTCCACCTTCTCCCCGGTCTGA
- a CDS encoding LysR substrate-binding domain-containing protein, whose translation MLDLELLRSFVSVVEAGGFTRASERVHRTQSTVSQQIKRLEEDVGQVLLHRDGKDVRPTEAGERLLSYARRLLSLAEEARDVLREPDGGAVRLGIPEDFAAYRLAKLLGAFSRSHPNLRLDVRADQSKNLARDLERGELDLALYKREAGGKEAIAIWPEEVHWVTSKSHPVDINVPSVPLIGFPLGCLYRAGAIHALETAGRAWHMSYMSSSLAGIQAAVAAGMGLSILSEMSILPDHRVLTAKDGFAPINRTEVALMAAPNASSATLRLADRLAEFCEDVQAKAA comes from the coding sequence ATGCTCGATCTGGAGCTCCTGCGCAGCTTCGTTTCGGTGGTCGAGGCCGGCGGCTTCACCCGCGCCAGCGAACGCGTCCATCGCACGCAGTCGACCGTCAGCCAGCAGATCAAGCGGCTGGAGGAGGATGTCGGCCAGGTGCTGCTGCACCGTGACGGCAAGGATGTGCGCCCGACCGAGGCCGGCGAGCGGCTGCTGTCATATGCCCGGCGGCTGCTGTCGCTGGCCGAAGAGGCGCGTGACGTGCTGCGCGAGCCCGACGGGGGCGCGGTCCGGCTCGGCATCCCCGAGGATTTTGCGGCGTATCGGCTGGCAAAGCTGCTCGGCGCGTTCTCGCGCTCGCATCCGAACCTGCGGCTCGACGTGCGCGCCGACCAGAGCAAGAACCTCGCCCGCGATCTCGAACGCGGCGAACTCGATCTCGCGCTCTACAAGCGTGAGGCCGGCGGCAAGGAAGCCATCGCGATCTGGCCGGAGGAGGTGCACTGGGTCACCAGCAAGAGCCATCCGGTCGATATCAACGTGCCGTCGGTGCCGCTGATCGGCTTTCCGCTCGGCTGCCTCTACCGCGCCGGCGCCATCCATGCGCTCGAAACCGCCGGCCGCGCCTGGCACATGTCCTATATGTCGTCGAGCCTCGCCGGCATCCAGGCCGCGGTCGCCGCCGGCATGGGGCTGAGCATCCTGTCGGAGATGTCGATCCTGCCGGACCATCGCGTGCTGACCGCGAAAGACGGCTTTGCGCCGATCAACAGGACCGAGGTGGCGCTGATGGCCGCGCCGAACGCCAGCTCCGCGACGTTGCGGCTGGCGGATCGATTGGCGGAGTTTTGCGAGGACGTGCAGGCGAAGGCGGCGTGA
- a CDS encoding DMT family transporter — translation MSLAPSISVPRSRFNTLPLAIGVFCLLWSYAFVAGKIGVTHCPPLILLAARFSLAGILILGATAIRGDWSLSWRDALIFAVLGIANNALYLGLGYTGLQSVSAGLGGLIVSANPVFTAALAALLLGEGMTWRKASGLSLGIIGVTLIVWHRLSVGMDSLHGILFTLASLASIVAGTILFKLFAPKGSLWIGNGVQNLAAGIVLTPVALTFADVHAIDVTPSLIGAFAFLVLGGSILAYWLWFHLLKVCGATAASAYHFLMPPLGMLFAFLVLGEHVEMRDLLGIIPVALGIYLVTRPAKAIV, via the coding sequence ATGTCCCTCGCCCCTTCGATTTCGGTCCCCCGCAGCCGTTTCAACACGTTGCCGCTCGCCATCGGCGTGTTCTGCCTGCTCTGGAGCTACGCCTTCGTCGCCGGCAAGATCGGCGTCACCCATTGCCCGCCGCTGATCCTGCTGGCCGCGCGCTTCTCGCTCGCCGGCATCTTGATCCTCGGCGCCACCGCCATCCGCGGCGACTGGTCGTTGTCGTGGCGCGATGCCCTGATTTTTGCCGTGCTCGGCATCGCCAACAACGCGCTCTATCTCGGGCTCGGCTACACCGGCCTGCAATCGGTCTCCGCCGGCCTCGGCGGCCTGATCGTCTCGGCCAACCCGGTGTTCACGGCCGCGCTCGCGGCGCTTCTGCTCGGCGAGGGCATGACCTGGCGCAAGGCGAGCGGCCTCTCGCTCGGAATCATCGGCGTCACCCTGATCGTCTGGCATCGCCTCTCGGTCGGCATGGACTCTCTGCACGGCATCCTGTTCACGCTGGCCTCGCTCGCCTCCATCGTCGCCGGCACCATCCTGTTCAAGCTGTTCGCGCCGAAGGGGTCCTTGTGGATCGGCAACGGCGTGCAGAATCTCGCCGCCGGCATCGTGCTGACGCCGGTCGCGCTCACCTTCGCCGACGTTCATGCGATCGATGTCACCCCAAGCCTGATCGGCGCCTTCGCCTTCCTCGTGCTCGGCGGCTCGATCCTGGCTTACTGGCTCTGGTTTCATCTCCTGAAAGTGTGTGGCGCCACGGCTGCCAGTGCCTATCATTTCCTGATGCCGCCGCTCGGCATGCTGTTCGCCTTCCTCGTGCTCGGCGAGCATGTCGAGATGCGCGACCTGCTGGGGATCATTCCGGTGGCGCTCGGCATTTACCTGGTGACGCGCCCCGCAAAGGCGATCGTGTAA
- a CDS encoding MBL fold metallo-hydrolase, translating into MPVSITLIGGPTALIEIDGFRLLTDPTFDAPGAYQLPHVKLEKTIGPAVKADAIGPIDAVLLSHDQHSDNLDKSGRDYLLKAPRALTTEAGAKRLGGHVEGLAPWATAHLKDADGNTLTITATPARHGPAGIEPLSGDVIGFVVQSSRKDTSAVYISGDTTWFDGVAEVARRFKCGVVLPFAGAAQTRGPFHLTMDTNDTIETARAFPDAMIVPVHTEGWAHFRQNSEDLRKTFDVLGFGTRLRLLEPGVPTVVEAP; encoded by the coding sequence ATGCCTGTGTCCATCACCCTGATCGGCGGCCCCACCGCGCTGATCGAGATCGACGGCTTTCGCCTGCTCACCGATCCGACCTTCGATGCGCCCGGCGCCTATCAGTTGCCGCATGTGAAGCTCGAGAAGACCATCGGTCCCGCGGTGAAGGCCGACGCGATCGGCCCGATCGATGCCGTGCTGCTCAGCCACGACCAGCACTCCGACAATCTCGACAAGTCCGGCCGCGACTATCTGCTCAAGGCGCCGCGCGCGCTGACGACCGAGGCCGGCGCAAAACGTCTCGGCGGCCATGTCGAGGGCCTCGCGCCCTGGGCGACGGCGCATCTGAAGGACGCCGACGGCAACACGCTGACCATCACCGCCACGCCGGCGCGTCACGGCCCGGCCGGCATCGAGCCGCTGTCGGGCGATGTCATCGGCTTCGTGGTGCAGTCGAGCCGCAAGGACACGAGCGCGGTCTATATCAGCGGCGACACCACCTGGTTCGACGGCGTCGCCGAAGTCGCGCGCCGCTTCAAATGCGGCGTGGTGCTGCCCTTTGCGGGTGCTGCGCAAACCCGCGGGCCGTTCCATCTCACCATGGACACCAACGACACCATCGAGACCGCGCGCGCCTTTCCCGACGCGATGATCGTGCCCGTGCATACCGAAGGCTGGGCGCATTTCCGCCAGAACAGCGAGGATTTGCGCAAAACGTTTGATGTGCTCGGCTTCGGGACGCGGTTGCGGTTGCTTGAGCCCGGCGTGCCGACGGTGGTTGAGGCGCCGTAG
- a CDS encoding TIGR02186 family protein: MTRVVLAALLVLWLGASARAERLIVSVSNHRVTVTPNYSGEELVLFGSVEKDASTPADRTAYDLVVTVMGPRADMVTRRKERTFGIWINTDYRQFLQVPSYLALFANRPFDSITSPEIARRQQIGLNNVLLTQRVSGDYADVVPNDAFRSAFIRLRTQRGLYREDASAVTFLTPTLFRTGIPLPAEVPIGTYEVDIKLFANGAFIGKTETAFEIVKVGFEQFVATTARQNGLVYGLVTAAMALMTGWMASIVFRKD; encoded by the coding sequence ATGACGCGGGTTGTTCTCGCGGCGCTTCTGGTCCTGTGGCTCGGCGCGTCCGCGCGGGCCGAGCGGCTGATCGTGTCGGTCTCCAACCACCGCGTCACGGTGACGCCAAACTATTCCGGCGAGGAGCTGGTGCTGTTCGGTTCGGTGGAGAAGGACGCTTCCACGCCGGCCGACCGCACGGCCTACGATCTCGTGGTCACCGTGATGGGCCCGCGCGCCGACATGGTGACGCGGCGCAAGGAGCGCACCTTCGGCATCTGGATCAACACCGACTACCGACAGTTCCTGCAGGTGCCGAGCTATCTGGCGCTGTTCGCCAATCGGCCGTTCGACAGCATCACCTCGCCCGAGATCGCGCGGCGGCAGCAGATCGGGCTCAACAACGTGCTGCTGACCCAGCGCGTCAGCGGCGATTACGCCGACGTGGTGCCGAACGACGCCTTCCGCTCCGCGTTCATTCGCCTGCGCACCCAGCGCGGGCTGTATCGCGAGGATGCGAGCGCGGTGACGTTCCTGACCCCAACATTGTTCCGCACCGGCATCCCGCTGCCGGCGGAGGTGCCGATCGGCACTTATGAGGTGGACATAAAACTGTTCGCGAACGGCGCGTTCATCGGCAAGACCGAGACCGCGTTCGAGATCGTCAAGGTCGGCTTCGAGCAATTCGTCGCGACGACGGCGCGGCAGAACGGGCTGGTCTATGGCCTCGTCACCGCGGCCATGGCGCTGATGACGGGATGGATGGCGTCGATCGTGTTTCGGAAGGATTAG
- a CDS encoding sulfite exporter TauE/SafE family protein — MQLYLPIADLPVNVFLVLAMGAAVGFVSGMFGIGGGFLMTPLLIFIGITPAVAVASVASHIAASSFSGALTYWRRRAIDPALASVLLCGGVTGTALGVWTFTQLRALGQLDLMIALSYVVLLTTVGSLMFSEGLRALMRTRRGAVPPRRTHSWIHGLPLKMRFKRSKIYLSVIPVVVIGVVIGFIGAIMGIGGGFILVPIMIYILRVPTSTVIGTSMILTLVTMLFATMLHAVTNHLVDAVLALILMVGGVTGAQFGARAGQKIRGEQLRLLLGLLILSVGVRFAVELVIRPEDLFTIRELGVSG, encoded by the coding sequence ATGCAGCTCTACCTTCCGATCGCCGATCTTCCGGTCAACGTGTTCCTGGTGCTGGCGATGGGCGCGGCCGTCGGCTTCGTCTCCGGCATGTTCGGGATCGGCGGCGGCTTCCTGATGACGCCGTTGTTGATCTTCATCGGCATCACGCCCGCGGTCGCGGTCGCCTCGGTGGCGAGCCATATCGCGGCCTCGTCGTTTTCCGGGGCGCTGACCTATTGGCGACGTCGCGCGATCGATCCGGCGCTGGCGAGCGTGTTGTTGTGCGGCGGCGTGACCGGAACGGCGCTGGGCGTGTGGACCTTCACGCAGCTTCGCGCGCTCGGCCAGCTCGATCTGATGATCGCGCTCTCCTACGTGGTGCTGCTCACCACGGTCGGCAGCCTGATGTTCTCCGAAGGCCTGCGCGCATTGATGCGGACCCGGCGCGGCGCCGTGCCGCCGCGGCGCACGCACAGCTGGATCCACGGCCTGCCGCTGAAGATGCGGTTCAAGCGCTCCAAGATCTATCTGTCGGTGATCCCGGTCGTCGTCATCGGCGTCGTGATCGGCTTCATCGGCGCGATCATGGGCATCGGCGGCGGCTTCATCCTGGTTCCGATCATGATCTATATCCTGCGCGTGCCGACCTCGACGGTAATCGGAACCTCGATGATCCTGACATTGGTCACCATGCTGTTCGCGACCATGCTGCATGCAGTGACCAATCATCTCGTCGACGCCGTGCTGGCGCTGATCCTGATGGTCGGCGGCGTGACCGGCGCGCAATTCGGCGCCCGCGCCGGCCAGAAGATCCGCGGCGAGCAGCTGCGGCTGCTGCTGGGCCTGCTGATCCTTTCGGTCGGCGTCCGCTTCGCGGTCGAGCTGGTGATCCGCCCCGAAGACCTCTTCACCATCCGTGAGCTGGGAGTGAGCGGATGA
- a CDS encoding DUF2934 domain-containing protein, with product MAGLTEEDVRKRAYEIWKGAGEPSGKMDTFWYEAEKQLLAERSKQGEVPPGMTDNLPV from the coding sequence ATGGCAGGTCTGACCGAAGAGGACGTCCGCAAGCGCGCCTACGAGATTTGGAAAGGCGCAGGCGAGCCCAGCGGGAAAATGGACACCTTCTGGTATGAGGCCGAAAAGCAGCTTCTGGCCGAGCGGTCAAAACAGGGCGAGGTGCCGCCCGGGATGACTGACAATTTGCCGGTCTAG
- a CDS encoding PadR family transcriptional regulator, which yields MALGDAILACLTERPMTGYELAKTFDSSIGFFWKADHQQIYRELSKLRDRGYIQGREVVQSGKPNKLIYTLTPEGRTALRHWAARPSTPPSIKDDLLVRLHALDSIDIEPIRTDLMDRLEHHRDRHENYERILKKRFPEGTASDVLDLGNLLLLRLGARHEQMVADFCEEALDALSAMSGKDKGTGTVVPLDDGKREGKG from the coding sequence ATGGCGCTGGGCGACGCGATCCTCGCATGCCTGACGGAACGTCCGATGACGGGCTACGAGCTCGCCAAGACATTCGATTCCTCGATCGGCTTCTTCTGGAAGGCCGACCACCAGCAGATCTATCGCGAGCTCTCCAAGCTGCGCGACCGCGGCTACATCCAGGGCCGTGAGGTCGTACAGTCCGGCAAGCCCAATAAGCTCATTTATACGCTCACTCCGGAAGGACGAACAGCGCTGCGGCACTGGGCCGCGCGGCCGAGCACCCCTCCGTCCATCAAGGACGACCTGCTGGTCCGGCTGCATGCGCTCGACAGCATCGACATCGAGCCCATCCGCACCGATTTGATGGACCGCCTGGAGCATCACCGCGACCGGCACGAGAATTACGAGCGGATCCTGAAGAAGCGTTTTCCCGAAGGAACGGCATCTGATGTGCTCGACCTCGGCAATCTGCTGCTGCTCCGCCTCGGCGCGCGGCACGAGCAGATGGTGGCGGACTTCTGCGAGGAAGCACTCGACGCGCTGTCGGCGATGAGCGGCAAGGATAAGGGGACCGGCACGGTGGTGCCGCTGGACGACGGCAAGCGCGAGGGGAAGGGCTGA
- a CDS encoding nuclear transport factor 2 family protein yields MTGLDSWYAFMKSHDPKALWELLHPDAVFESPVVHSPQRGRDITFKYLASAEKVLGGPGFTYVGEWRNANGAVLEFKTIIDGIEINGVDIITFDAEGRITNFKVMVRPLKAINMLHRLMAEQLAAAQS; encoded by the coding sequence ATGACCGGCCTCGACTCCTGGTACGCCTTCATGAAGTCCCACGACCCCAAGGCATTGTGGGAGCTGCTCCACCCCGACGCCGTGTTCGAAAGCCCCGTCGTGCACTCGCCGCAGCGCGGTCGCGACATCACCTTCAAATATCTCGCCAGCGCCGAGAAGGTGCTCGGCGGCCCGGGCTTCACCTATGTCGGCGAATGGCGAAACGCCAACGGTGCCGTGCTCGAATTCAAGACCATCATCGACGGCATCGAGATCAACGGCGTCGACATCATCACTTTCGATGCCGAGGGACGAATCACGAATTTCAAGGTGATGGTGCGCCCGCTCAAGGCCATCAACATGCTGCACCGCCTGATGGCGGAGCAGCTCGCCGCCGCTCAATCATAA
- a CDS encoding acyl-CoA dehydrogenase C-terminal domain-containing protein: MPIYKAPVEDVNFLMNDVFQIDRYDNLAGFSDASSDVREAILGEAAKLAEEVLQPLNRVGDLEGCKRADDGSVTTPKGFKDAFKQVAEGGWLGLSAPTEFGGQGLPVTLSQAVNEFQISANMAFSMYGGLTMGATAALIVHGSPEQKQTYVPKMVAGEWTGTMNLTEPHCGTDLGMLRTKAVRQADGSFKITGTKIFISAGEHDLAPNIIHLVLARIEGAPAGIKGVSLFVVPKFLVNPDGSVGARNGVVCGSIEHKMGIHGNSTCVMNYDGATGWLIGEENKGMQGMFVMMNEARLGVAVQGLAQSEVAYQNAVAYARERIQGRSLTDVKAPDKPADPIIVHPDVRRTLLSIRAFNEAARAFVMWTALKSDVAHRSEDPKDRQAADDHMGLMTPVLKGFLTDYGFANAVQAQQMYGGHGYIAEQGMEQFVRDARIAMIYEGANGIQALDLVGRKLPRDGGRAIMAFFGEVMAFAKENGGDEALKPFIAPLSASLGHLQQATTWLMQNAMAKPDNAGAAATDYLHLFGFVALGYMWAKMAKVTQAKIAASGATPYLSTKLVTGRFFMERMLPETAANLARIQSGCATIMELPAEAF; the protein is encoded by the coding sequence ATGCCGATCTATAAAGCCCCCGTCGAAGACGTGAACTTCCTGATGAACGACGTCTTCCAGATCGACCGCTACGACAATCTCGCCGGCTTCTCGGATGCATCGAGCGACGTGCGCGAGGCGATCCTCGGCGAAGCCGCCAAGCTCGCCGAAGAGGTGCTGCAGCCGCTCAATCGTGTGGGCGATCTCGAAGGCTGCAAGCGCGCCGATGACGGCAGCGTCACCACGCCGAAGGGTTTCAAGGACGCCTTCAAGCAGGTCGCCGAAGGCGGCTGGCTTGGTCTGTCGGCGCCGACCGAGTTCGGCGGCCAGGGCCTGCCGGTGACGCTCTCGCAGGCGGTCAACGAATTCCAGATCTCCGCCAACATGGCCTTCTCGATGTATGGCGGCCTCACTATGGGCGCGACCGCCGCGCTGATCGTTCACGGAAGCCCTGAGCAGAAGCAGACCTACGTGCCGAAGATGGTCGCCGGCGAGTGGACCGGCACCATGAACCTGACCGAGCCGCATTGCGGCACCGATCTCGGCATGCTCCGCACCAAGGCGGTGCGCCAGGCCGACGGCAGCTTCAAGATCACGGGCACCAAGATCTTCATCTCGGCCGGCGAGCATGACCTCGCCCCCAACATCATCCACCTCGTGCTCGCCCGCATCGAGGGCGCGCCCGCCGGCATCAAGGGCGTGTCGCTGTTCGTGGTGCCCAAGTTCCTTGTGAATCCGGATGGCTCGGTCGGCGCCCGCAACGGCGTGGTCTGCGGTTCGATCGAGCACAAGATGGGCATCCACGGCAATTCGACCTGCGTGATGAATTACGACGGTGCCACCGGCTGGCTGATCGGCGAAGAGAACAAGGGCATGCAGGGCATGTTCGTGATGATGAACGAGGCCCGCCTCGGTGTCGCCGTTCAGGGCCTCGCGCAATCCGAGGTCGCCTATCAGAATGCCGTCGCCTACGCGCGCGAGCGCATCCAGGGCCGTTCGCTCACCGACGTAAAGGCGCCGGACAAGCCGGCCGATCCGATCATCGTGCATCCCGACGTGCGCCGCACGCTGCTGTCGATCCGCGCCTTCAACGAGGCCGCGCGCGCCTTCGTGATGTGGACCGCGCTGAAGAGCGACGTTGCCCATCGCTCCGAGGACCCGAAGGACCGTCAGGCCGCGGATGATCACATGGGCCTGATGACGCCGGTGCTGAAAGGCTTCCTCACCGACTACGGCTTTGCCAACGCGGTGCAGGCGCAGCAGATGTATGGCGGCCACGGCTACATCGCCGAGCAGGGCATGGAGCAGTTCGTGCGCGATGCCCGCATCGCCATGATCTATGAAGGCGCCAACGGCATCCAGGCGCTCGACCTCGTCGGCCGCAAGCTGCCGCGCGACGGCGGCCGCGCCATCATGGCGTTCTTCGGCGAGGTCATGGCCTTCGCCAAGGAGAACGGCGGCGACGAGGCGCTCAAGCCCTTCATCGCCCCGCTCTCGGCCTCGCTCGGCCATCTCCAGCAGGCCACCACGTGGCTGATGCAGAACGCGATGGCGAAGCCGGACAATGCCGGCGCCGCCGCGACCGACTATCTGCATCTCTTCGGCTTCGTCGCGCTCGGCTACATGTGGGCGAAGATGGCGAAGGTGACGCAAGCCAAGATTGCCGCCAGCGGAGCGACGCCCTATCTCTCGACCAAGCTCGTCACCGGCCGCTTCTTCATGGAGCGCATGCTGCCGGAAACCGCGGCCAATCTCGCGCGCATCCAGTCCGGCTGCGCCACCATCATGGAACTGCCGGCGGAAGCGTTCTGA